The proteins below come from a single Treponema phagedenis genomic window:
- a CDS encoding SU10 major capsid protein, whose translation MGFFTTVETASVSEAELLKSLQAGYQTDSAQMVGGRTLIPEDIEGTMVNAMREQKEDCKFVNSVKKKSVNSTIHEYNRRTGVGNYKYLTTEEGGGSETSDQELERKTVKIKYLQDRRAVTDQMALVDGFEDAYTSEKIAGTLNVLKAAEYFCFHGDETVVPTQFDGVLRQIEKSKNANIYDVRGKSIATVGERIITDPVGMIFEAGGDANKLFFPPILAQDIQDLIRDRIRFGTSGSGAMNLVVDQYPTPYGSTIYFGQEAGADKFFHVKGLVTADGSPLKRPKAPTEVTTTSAADGKSKFAAADAGNYKYTVHSVNKYGISDGKEIDASVAVSAGHKVTLKIKASAENTESGYVICRSAKDGDVVMEMVRIGKDESGTTEFNDFNIELPGTAQMVFLTEKKIQEVINWDQFCPLRSRPLYESNRAEIPFLIQLFAALDVKAPEWCAIAKNIAYRGGLYY comes from the coding sequence ATGGGTTTTTTTACAACAGTAGAAACAGCTTCTGTGAGTGAGGCAGAACTTTTAAAATCATTGCAAGCCGGTTACCAAACCGACTCTGCACAGATGGTAGGCGGACGAACTTTAATACCTGAGGATATTGAAGGAACAATGGTTAATGCTATGCGCGAGCAAAAGGAAGATTGTAAGTTTGTAAATAGTGTTAAGAAAAAATCAGTGAACTCGACTATTCATGAGTATAATCGCCGCACCGGTGTAGGTAATTATAAGTACCTGACAACGGAAGAAGGCGGAGGCTCTGAAACAAGTGATCAAGAGCTTGAGCGAAAAACTGTAAAGATTAAATATCTGCAAGACCGCAGAGCTGTTACCGACCAAATGGCATTAGTTGACGGTTTTGAAGATGCGTACACAAGTGAAAAGATAGCAGGTACTCTTAATGTTTTAAAAGCTGCTGAATACTTTTGTTTTCATGGTGATGAAACTGTCGTGCCTACACAGTTTGACGGTGTTTTGCGTCAGATTGAAAAGTCGAAAAATGCAAACATTTACGATGTCCGCGGCAAGAGCATTGCAACGGTGGGCGAAAGAATAATTACCGATCCTGTAGGAATGATTTTTGAAGCGGGCGGAGATGCCAATAAACTTTTCTTTCCGCCAATTTTGGCGCAAGATATTCAAGACCTTATAAGGGACCGAATCCGCTTTGGTACTTCAGGAAGCGGTGCAATGAACCTTGTCGTTGACCAGTACCCGACGCCGTACGGTTCCACTATATATTTTGGGCAGGAAGCCGGTGCAGATAAGTTTTTCCATGTAAAAGGCTTAGTTACTGCTGACGGTTCGCCTCTGAAACGCCCGAAAGCTCCTACTGAAGTAACGACAACAAGTGCAGCCGATGGAAAATCAAAGTTTGCGGCAGCCGATGCCGGAAATTATAAATACACCGTTCACTCAGTCAATAAATACGGAATATCGGACGGCAAGGAAATAGACGCTTCTGTTGCGGTAAGTGCAGGACATAAGGTTACTCTTAAAATAAAAGCAAGTGCCGAAAACACAGAATCAGGCTATGTTATTTGCCGCTCTGCAAAAGACGGGGATGTAGTAATGGAGATGGTGAGAATAGGAAAAGATGAAAGCGGAACAACCGAGTTCAATGACTTCAACATCGAATTGCCGGGTACTGCTCAAATGGTTTTCTTAACTGAGAAAAAAATTCAGGAAGTAATTAACTGGGATCAGTTCTGTCCATTGCGTTCACGTCCATTGTACGAAAGTAACAGAGCCGAGATACCTTTCCTCATTCAGCTTTTTGCAGCTTTGGATGTTAAGGCTCCCGAGTGGTGCGCTATTGCAAAAAATATCGCATACAGAGGCGGCTTATATTACTAG
- a CDS encoding NYN domain-containing protein: MRDRSELRVFFYLWRKISIRLQVTDITETDFDLVLRQKGVDMKIGIDIATLAYKKLADQIVLITGDSDFVSAAKLARREGIDFIVDPMGHKILPDLMEHIDGLRSYYRHKQLKGSFGQKEQDVTLFPY; the protein is encoded by the coding sequence ATCCGGGATAGGTCGGAGTTACGGGTTTTTTTTTACCTATGGAGGAAAATTTCTATTCGTTTGCAAGTTACCGATATAACCGAAACCGATTTTGATTTAGTTTTACGGCAAAAAGGCGTTGATATGAAGATAGGGATAGATATAGCCACACTTGCCTATAAAAAACTGGCTGATCAAATTGTTCTTATAACAGGTGATAGTGATTTTGTCTCTGCTGCAAAACTTGCACGGCGGGAAGGTATCGATTTTATAGTTGATCCAATGGGGCATAAAATTTTACCTGATTTAATGGAACATATTGACGGCTTACGATCATATTATAGGCATAAGCAGCTCAAAGGCTCATTTGGACAGAAAGAACAAGATGTTACATTATTTCCTTATTAA
- a CDS encoding STAS-like domain-containing protein, translating to MRKLKEAILRVAECGSGYKFQGSRFIHLSPDSGEEFRDEFLIPFLKKNKTACRLCVDFAGTVVFTPGFLEESFGGAIRRGFQKEVQKIQFKNIPPEIKKELLRWIRKTRER from the coding sequence GTGAGAAAATTGAAGGAGGCAATATTAAGAGTAGCGGAATGTGGGAGTGGCTATAAATTTCAAGGCTCAAGATTTATTCACTTAAGCCCCGATTCCGGAGAAGAATTCAGAGATGAATTTTTAATACCGTTTCTTAAAAAAAATAAAACCGCGTGCCGGTTGTGTGTTGACTTTGCCGGCACTGTTGTGTTTACTCCGGGATTTTTGGAAGAAAGTTTTGGCGGAGCAATTCGGCGCGGGTTTCAAAAAGAGGTACAGAAAATTCAATTTAAAAATATTCCGCCTGAAATAAAAAAAGAACTTTTACGGTGGATAAGAAAAACAAGGGAAAGATGA